Below is a genomic region from Telmatobacter sp. DSM 110680.
GGATGGTTACGACGGATGTCCGGTAGTACTGAGGATTGAAACGTCGGCGGTCCATCTTTGTCGGGCCCGGTGCTAGAGTGGACTGGACTTCAATTCTCTTCAGGTTCGTTCTTCTTGCGCGCTCTTTGTGTCTTTCTGGCGGCGTTCTTCGCGTTTTCGGGCGTGGTCTTTGCCGCCTCGCGTGTTCAGCCTGTTCCCGTTCCGCAGGAGATGCGATCTTCGGCTTTTACGGTCACGGTGAATAACCAGCCTGTGGATGTGGCGCATGCCGCCGCGAGCTACGACTTCGTCAACTTCGACGTTACCGGTCCGGTGACCGTGGCGATTACTGCGACCGAAGCAGGATTCTGGGATAAGGGCGTGGACATTGAACCGTGGCGGCTTGGGATTCGTCCGGTGCGCGAGGGGCAGACCATTCGATTCAAAATTGCGGGTCCGCAGAAGCTTTCCATCTCGCGGCCGGGCGACTTTCTGAATCACGCCACCATGCTGTTTGTGTTTGCAGGTGAACCTCCAGCGCCGCCTCCGGCAGAGAGCCCGTCGGTGCACGTTCTTGCCCCCGGTGTGTATCACCAGAGCATCAATCCGCAGAGCGGTGAGACATATTACCTTGCGCCGGGGTCTTACTTTTTCGGCAGCCTGAATCTCTGGAAGGTGAGCGGCGTGAAGGTTCTTGGCCGTGGCACGATTGTCTACGAGGGTGTGCAGGATCCGAAAACCGACGAGGGGTGGATGCAGAAGCCGGACTGGCACTGCATTGGCGCGCTGGAGGCGCACGACGTCGAGATCGATGGCGTGACCTGCATCGTTCGCGCGCGCACCTGGTCAATCCAGATGAAGGACACGAGCGGTTTTGTGTACAACGATATTCGTGTTATAGGGGGCAATCCCGGCAACGCGAACCAGGATGGAATGGACTGGCTCGGCGGAGGGGATGCGCTGGTTCGTGATGCCTTTCTGCGCGCCTCCGATGACGACCTGGCGATGGAAGGAAACTGGGACGGCTATACCGAGGCCGATATGCTGCGACCGGGCCACGACGTGCAGAATATCACCGTTGAAAACAGCCAGCTCTCCACCAGCATCTCTAACATTGTGCGCGCCGCGTGGCCGCAAAAGACTTTTAACTCTCGCCACTTCACCCTGCGCGATTCTGACATTCTGCACGGGGGTATCGGCGCGTGCGGACAGACATTTGGAGTTCTTGGTATGTGGGGTGCGAATGGCGCGAAGGGCGATCATTCCAATTACACCTTTGAGAATCTCTGGCTGGACAACTGGTATTCGCTGGTGCAGATCGAGCAAGAAGAGCCCGCGGTGCATGGTATTACATTCAAGAATATCTGGGCTCTGGATCAGCCTCCGCTGGCGACTTCGACGATCATCGGTAACGTCAGCGACGTCACCTTCGACAATGTGAAGTACGACCAAAACCGCGCGACCAATGAGGCCGAGCTTCAGCTCATCACTGCAGGAGGCGCTGCGCAGCCGAAGTTTCCGCCGCCGGACGGCCCGGTGGCTCACTTCACTGTGTCTCCACCGGTTTTTGGTCCCGGCGACCAAGTGACGTTTGAGGCGGATAATTCTCCTCATGCAAAGTTCACCTGGCGGTTCGGGGATGGAAGCGAAGCCCATGGCCGCCGGGTAAAGCACAAATTCCCTGATGCGCTTGGCACCGCGCTTGATGGCGCCAATGGGGCGGGGCGTTTTCGCGTTCTGCTCAAGGCAGAAGATGCACAGGATCGAGAGGACTGGGCAGCGCAAGGAGTGGTGGCGGTTGCGAAATGGCAGGACGCGGCTCAAATTCCCGGCCCGACGCTGGCAGGTCTTGCGTGGCATGTATATCCCGGAACATGGACCGAGTTGCCCGACCTAAGCAGTCAGACCTCCATCTTCAGCGGCGAATCTCCAAACCTTCGCGCGGACTCGCACGGTTTTACGCGATACGCAACGGCATGGGATGGATACATCGACATTCCAGCGGATGGCGGATACACATTCCACTTGATGTCTCGCGATGGTGGGCGCCTCGTGATCGACGGCGTCCAGATCGCCAAGACAGGGCCCCCTTTCGCTCAAGTCTGTGGATCGCCCGGAAATGCAGTGCGGTATGACCATGGGTCGATCGGTCTACGTGCAGGACGACACGCATTGCACGTCGAAGGGTTGCACGCAGTCAGCCAGGGTTCTCCGCGGTTGTTGTGGGAGGGGCCTTTGCTCCCACTGACGGAGATTCCGCCCGATGCCTACAGCCACGCGCGAGTCGATACCGCAATTCATTCAAATTAGGCAGAGCTACCTGGCTCGCCGATCGGGAATGTCTCAAACTTGATCGGCAATGTATCAAAAATGGACCAATGGCGCCTGCTTCATCCTAGCGGCTAACTCGTTTGATCAATCGATATAGCCCTTTGGTAAGTTACCTAAAAGAGTCAATCATTTTCGCCCAAAGCAGCATATGAGCCTCTCTCCGGCCTAGGTAGTCTGAAACTTCCCCAGAGAGAGAGCGGCCACTTGCACGCGTTCGGAAAATACCTGTCCTGGATATACGCCTTCACCGCTGTCGTGTGTATTCGGTTTGCATTCGGAACCTTCAAAGCATTGAATTCCGCGGGGCAGGTACATCTCTCCCGGTACGCGGCTCCCTTCGCTTGCATGCTTGCTTTGTTCGCCTGTGTATTCACGACGGCATGGTGGACGGTATTCAAATCCAAATCTTCTGCACGGATGTGGTGTCTGGTTGCCAGTTCGCAGTATCTATTTGTCGCGTTGATACCGTGTCTCGTTACTCACCGTCTTCACTCGATCAACTCGACGCTCTCGGCGATAGCTGTGATGGGATGTGTGGCATTCGGGAAACGCCAGAAGGTCAAACTCGCTGCCAACATCGATCAAGTGCGATCCATTCCCGGCGATTTCACCAACCGGTATGTGAATCGCTTCGCGATGGGCGTGACCTTCGGCCTTAGCCTTGGCTCCTATCTCTGGTGGCAGGGATGGTTAAGAACAGTACACATTAGCGGACTCGACAGCTTGTTAGTCCGCTCCGTCGTTACCCTTGTCGTTCTGCTCGCTATTACTTCGATTCATGAGACCGGTCACGCGATTGTCGGCAAGATATGCGGAATGAAAGTGCGGGCATTCTTTATCGGACCTTTCCAATGGTGCATTCGTGACGCCAAGTGGGGATTTGAATTCAAGCCCAAGAGCCTATTTTTTGCGGATGGTATCACCGCCCTCATACCCGGCGAGGGTGAACTGCGGCCGGGGCAATACCTGTCGATGATGGCGGCCGGTTCGCTGGTGAACGTGCTTTCGGGATGTCTCGCACTCTACTTTGCCTTCCACAGTGGCATCGCTTTGTCACCGCCAATCCTGGGTGTCATTGCCCTGTTCGGCGCATGGAGTCTCGGCGTTGCCGCCGCCAACCTGTTGCCTTTTCGGACACCGCAAGGCTATTCCGACGGTGCTATCGTTCTGCAACTCCTCGCGGGTGGAGCGTTTGCCGCATATCATCTATCGGTCGCGCGTATCGGCTCGAGCCTGGTCTCAGCCCTTCGTCCGCGAGATTACGACATCGGTTCCATCCGCGCTGCTGCCCGGGGCATCGCAAATGGCAGACAGGCTCTTCTCATGTGGCTGTACGCTTTTAGCCACTCGATTGATGCAGGCAAGACAAAGGAAGCCGACGACGTGCTCGCGAACGCGGAGTTGGTTTGCCTTCAATCGGCTGGGAAAATTCCCGCCGAACTCCACACCAGCTTCATTTTCGGAAACGCGTTCATTCGTCGCGATCCAGTCGCAACCCGCTTTTGGTGGAATCGCATGCAGGCAACCAATCCGACTCGCTTCAATGCAGACTATTGGAGAGCCGAGAGCGCTCTTCACTGGATTGAAGGCAACCTCGAAGAGGCCAACCACGCCTGGGAGAAAAGTTACGCGCTTGTGAAGCAGCTTCCCCAGGCCGGTGCATACGACTTCAGCCGGGATTGTTGCACACTTCTCAAGCGGGAACTCGACCTGGCGTCGGTGGCGTAATCTCCAAAGACCGGCTTCAACTCTAGTGCGGTAGCTGGGTCATATCCCATCCGCCGCCTAGGGCACGTACCAGCCCCACGCTAGCCACGTACTGACGCGTGATGAGGTCGGTCGACGTGCGCTGGTTGCTGAGTAATGTGCCCTCCGCCACCAGCACCTCGAGGTAGTTGGTGGCTCCGCCTTTGTAGCGCTGATTTGAAAGATCAAGGGAGTGCTGCGCGGCAGCCACGGCGCGTTGCTCGGTAGTGGCCTCGTCTTCGAGCACTTTCAAATCCGAGAGGCGGTCTTCGACCTCGTTAAAGGCGCCCAGTACGGTGGCGCGATACGTTGATGCCTGGGACTCGTAGTTGTGCTTTGCCTGATCTGTGAGTGCGTGGCGCCTTCCGGCATCGAACAGCAACTCGGTTGCCTGCGCGCCAAGGCTCCAGAGCGCGCTCGGTCCCTGGATCAAGGTTCCTACATTAGTGCTTTCAAAGCCGCCGCCACCGCCAAGAGTTACGCTTGGGTAGAAGGCGCTGATGGCGATGCCGATCTGTGCATTGGCAGCAGCCGCACGCCGCTCAGCAGCCGCGATGTCAGGGCGCCGTTCCACCAATTGCGAGGGGACGCCAACCGGAACCTGTGGGAGTGTCATCACCAGCGGCGCCGGCGTCAGCGTAACTTCGCGCGCTTCTTTGTTCATCAACGTAGCGATTGCATGCTCGTATTGGTTGCGACCCTGCTTCACGTCTACAAGTTGCGCACGCGTGGTTTCGAGCAGAGCCTGCGCTTGCGCAACTACGACCTCCGTTGCAATGCCGCCCTTCACCAGTTGCTGATTCAGATCGAGCTGATGCTGATAGTCATTCACAGTCTGCTCGAGCAATCGGGCGTCTGAGTCGAGGCCTCGCAGTTCGAAGTAGTCGAGCGCCAGCTCGGCATGCAGACTGAGATCGAGGTTGGCGAGGTCGGCGGCACTGGCCTGGGCATTTTCATGAGCGGCTTCAACGCTGCGGCGCACTCGACCCCAGAGGTCTGGTTCCCAACTGGCCTGGCCTTCGAGTTGGAAATCGCTGTACCCGGTATTCGTACTACTCACGATGAGAGGGCGGTGCGACGATACCTGATCGCGGCTGGTTGCGGGCGAAACAGAGAGTGTTGGATAGAAATCAGCACGCGCGACACGCACCTGGTCACGAGCAGAGAGATAGGCCTCCATCGCTGCGCGCAGATTCTGGTTCTGCGGAGCAATCTGCTCTTCCAGCGCGTTGAGCTGCGGATCCTGATATATCTCCCACCATTTGCCGCGCAGCATGCCATCGGAGGGGGACGCAGATTTCCAGGTGCCCGCTTGCGGATTCGGCGGCGGTACCACGGCCCCGGTCGATCCCGTTCCTTTGTACTCAGGTGGCGGCGGCAAGTCGGGGCGATGGAAGTTTGGTCCCACCTTGCAGGCGGAAAGCAGCGCCACCAATCCCAACAGTGCCGCGCGGAGCATGCGCTCTTTGGGAGCGATGGCTCCTCCATGTTTTTGCGGAGGAGATGTGCTCATTCTCGACGTTGAAACCGACCGCATGCCTACTTGTCCCCCTGGCCCGGCTGTTTCTGTTGGCCCTGAGCATTGGGATGCTGCGTACTGACCTTTTCGCCGTCGATGAGGGAGTCGGGAGGATCTTGAATGACGCGATCTCCATCCTTCAAGCCGCTGACAATCTGGATGGTTGCTCCGTCATCCTGACCAATTGCCACAGAAACAAGATGCGCTATGTTGTCATCGCCGAGAATGCCCAGTTGCGTTCCCTGACGACGGAAGATGATCGCCGACGCGGGAACGATGAATGTATGCATGGTCGGGGCTTTGAAATGAACCTGTGCCAGTGATCCCGGCATCAATTCCCCTTTGTGATTGTCGACGTCGATCTCCACCAGCAAGGTGCGGCTTGAGGGATCGATGGCATCCGCGGTCCGCACCAGCGTGCCCTGAAAATTCTGTGCTGGATATTCGGGGAAAGTAAGGTCGATCTTCGAACCGCGCTTCAGGTTCGTTGTGTACAGCTGCGGGACGTTCGTGTACACACGAAGCGTGTTGAGCGCCTGCAGGTGGAAGAGCTCCTTCGCCGCCCCGGTGTCAATCAACTGGCCTGTATCAATGGAGCGTGCTGTGACCACACCGTCAAATGGCGCATAAACTTTTTCGAAGGACTGCAGTTCTTTCAGCCGATCCACATTGGCCTGCGCCGACTTCACCGCGGACGCGGTCGCGGAGGCCTGATTGGTAAAGGTTTCTGTATCCTGCTGCGAAACCGCATTTGTCTGCACCAGTCCCTGATAGCGCTGAGCCTGCGAATGTGCGTTCTTCGCGTTCGCTTCAGCTGTGCCGAGGTCGGCCTGGGCTTGCGTGAGTTGTTGATCCAGTTCGGGGGTTGCGATTTCTGCGAGCAGCGCACCTTTCTTTACATGGGAGCCGATGTCGTAATACCACTTGGTCAAGTAGCCCGACGTCCGAGCGTAAATCGGGGAATCTGTATAAGCGGTCACATTTCCCGGCAACGTGAACTCATCGGTTGAGGCGCCTGCCTTTGGGACCAGTGCGATGACCACCGGTGCAGCTGCCTCCTGGGTCGTCTTTGCAAGCACGTTGTTGTGGTGAATTCGACTCAGCACGCCAAATGTTCCCAGAGCAGCAAATACGAGCAGCACGATGATCAGGCCAGTAATGGCAAGCCTCGGGGCTATAGGCTTCTGAGCCGGCGCATGCTGGGTATCGTGTCCCTCGTGAGGAATTTCTTTGTTATTCCCGGCCGGCTTCTGGTTGGGGTTGGATTCATTGCTCATAAAGGTTGCTCCAAAAGGCTTGTACGAATTTACAGGGCTAATCGAATTCGTCGAACGTTGCGGCTTGTGCTTCGTGGCGCTTCGACCTCGTGCGCTTCTCGATCCATCCATGTACTACCGAAAAGAATGCCGGCACAAAAAACAGAGTAGCGACTGTGGCTAACAGCAGGCCTCCGATAACCGCGCGACCGAGGGGCGCATTCTGTTCTCCGCCCTCTCCAAGGCCCAGCGCCATAGGCATCATGCCCAATATCATGGCCAGTGCAGTCATCAGCACAGGACGGAGACGGACATAGCCCGCATTCAACGATGCTTGGCGCGCGTCGCCGACCAATTCTTCCAACTGCTCACGCGCGAAGCTTACCACCAGGATCGAGTTGGATGTTGCGACTCCCATACACATGATCGCTCCCGTCAGGGCGGGCACGCTCAACCGCGTTCCGGTGAGGAATAGGAACCATACGATCCCTGCCAAAGCTGCGGGAAGTGCAGAGATGATCAAAAACGGATCGAGCCATGATTGAAAGTTCACCACGATCAGCAGGTACACCAAGAGGATGGAGAAGACCAAACCACTGAGCAAGCCAAAGTAAGACTTCTGCATGGTCTCGCTCTGCCCGCGTAAGATGATGTGCGACCCGCGCGGCAGGATCTTCGGATCCTCATACTTCTTCACGATGCGCTCCATGTCGCGCGTCACGGAGCCAAGGTCGGTATCGACTACGTTGGCATAGATGTCCAGTACCGGCTGCACATCGTAGTGACTTACCGTGCCCAACTCCGCGCCTGGCTGGAACTGCGCAAGGTTACCCAGGATTTGAATCGGCTGCTGTGCTGCTCCGGGCGCATCTGTTTCCAGAGGGGCGGGGCCTGATCCCGTATTCGCTGCCGATGTTCCTGCCGTACCGTTCAGAGTCGTGCTCGATCGCGTTACCGGAAGACTCTTGAGCTGGGACATTGAATCGAGCCGGTATTGCGGGGTTTGAACCGCCACACTGTAACTGACGCCGTTGCGGGGATCGAGATAGAAGCTCGGCGTAGTCTGAAAGCTGCCGCTTAGCGCCACCAGCAGACTCTGCGCCACATCTTTCTGCGTGAAGCCAATCGCCTGCGCACGCGTACGATCCACATTTACGGTGAAGTTCGGGTAGTCGAATGGCTGCTGAATACGGGCATCGGTTGCGCCAGCGACATAGCGAACGTCGTTCAGCATTTTTTCCGCAACCACACGGTTGCCATAAAGATTAGGTCCCACGATTTGGATATCAATCGGCGCCGAGAGCCCGAAGTTCAATATCTGGGTGACGATATCCACCGGAAGTACGTAGAACGTAACTCCGGGAAACTGTTGTGCCAGCACTCCACGAATATCCTGCACATACTTGTCCGTAGGGTGGTGCTTCTCCGACAGTTGAACCTGGATGTCGGCATCTTCCGGTCCAATCGGCGCCGAGGTTGAATAGGAGAGATTCAACCCGGAGTAGGGCAACCCGATGTTATCGACAACAGAGACAACTTCATCGGCGGGAATATGCTCGCGGATTGTGGCATCGATGTGATCGCAGAGGGCGGCCGTCTCTTCGATACGCGTACCGGTCCGGGCCCTGACGTGAATCTTGAATTGGCCCGCATCGACGGCGGGAAAGAAATCCTGTCCCAGCCACGGCACCAGGAGTGCTGTCGAGCCGACGGCAAAAATTGCGAAGATGATCAGAAATACGCCGGCAAAATCGATGCACAACGTCAGAAGGCGCACATAACCGTTGCGGAACCACGTGAATCCCCTTTCAAATCCGCTCTGAAATCGGACAAAAGGGTTGCGGCTGATTTGCTTGCGGGCGGCGGCTGCATCGTCGTGTTCATGCAGCAGGTATTTCGCCATGGTGGGCACAACGGTTCGCGAGAGCAGGTAACTGGCCAGCATGGCAAACACCACCGCCTCGGCCAGCGGAACAAAAAGGTATCGAGCCACGCCGCTAAGAAGGAACATCGGGACGAACACGATACAGATCGCCAGCGTAGAGACCAGTGCTGGAGTGGCAATCTGCGCGGCGCCATCGAGGATGGCTTGCTCAATCTCCTTACCTTGCTCTAGATTGCGGTTGATATTCTCGATTTCAACCGTCGCGTCGTCCACCAGGATGCCGACCGCGAGTGCAAGGCCGCCCAGCGTCATGATGTTGATGGTTTCGTGCAGCACCGCGAGCATGGTGATGGAGCACAGAATTGAAAGCGGAATGGATACCGCGATGATTAGTGTCGACCGCCAGCTTCCCAGGAATATCAGAATCATCACTGCCGTGAGGCAGGCCGCGATCAGCGCCTCGCGCACCACGCCGCTGATAGCGCCGCGCACAAAGATCGACTGGTCAGAGAGTGCGTTGATTTGCAACTGAGGCGGTAGCTGGCCGCGAACGCTGGGACTATCCACGATGGTGCGGATATCCTTAATGATCTGCAGCGTTGAGGCCGAGCCAGTCTTCATAATGCTCATCATGATGGCGCGCTTGCCATCGACGCGGACAATGTTAGTCTGCGGCGGCGAACCATCGCGTACGTGGGCCACGTCGCGTACGAAGATGACCGCGCCATTGACGGTGCGGATGGGAAGATCATTCAACTGATCGATGATCGATGGCGATGAGTTGGTTTCAATGGCGTATTCGAACCGGTCCATCTTCATCGTGCCGGAAGGGACGATCAGGTTCTGGGTAGAAATGGCGTTTACCACGTCGGCCGGAGAAAGCCCTTTGGCCTGCAGTGCCTGCGGATCAAGATCAACCTGGACCTGGCGCTGTTTTCCGCCATATGGATACGGGGTTTGCGCACCTTCCACGGTCGCCATCTGAGTCCGAATGGTATTTGTACCCAGATCGTTGAGTTGCTGCTCGCTTAGCCCCTCACCGGAAAGTCCCAGCATCAACACCGGCACGCTGGAGGCGTTGTACTGGATGATGAACGGCGGAGTTGTTCCGGGGGGAAGTGATCGCAGCTGCACCTGGCAGATTGCTGTGACCTGGGCTACGGCATTCCCCACATTGACATGCGGCTGGAAGAATATCTTGATAACGCCGATTCCAGCCAGCGATTGCGATTCAATATGCTCCACGTCG
It encodes:
- a CDS encoding M50 family metallopeptidase; translation: MAFGKRQKVKLAANIDQVRSIPGDFTNRYVNRFAMGVTFGLSLGSYLWWQGWLRTVHISGLDSLLVRSVVTLVVLLAITSIHETGHAIVGKICGMKVRAFFIGPFQWCIRDAKWGFEFKPKSLFFADGITALIPGEGELRPGQYLSMMAAGSLVNVLSGCLALYFAFHSGIALSPPILGVIALFGAWSLGVAAANLLPFRTPQGYSDGAIVLQLLAGGAFAAYHLSVARIGSSLVSALRPRDYDIGSIRAAARGIANGRQALLMWLYAFSHSIDAGKTKEADDVLANAELVCLQSAGKIPAELHTSFIFGNAFIRRDPVATRFWWNRMQATNPTRFNADYWRAESALHWIEGNLEEANHAWEKSYALVKQLPQAGAYDFSRDCCTLLKRELDLASVA
- a CDS encoding efflux RND transporter periplasmic adaptor subunit, whose protein sequence is MSNESNPNQKPAGNNKEIPHEGHDTQHAPAQKPIAPRLAITGLIIVLLVFAALGTFGVLSRIHHNNVLAKTTQEAAAPVVIALVPKAGASTDEFTLPGNVTAYTDSPIYARTSGYLTKWYYDIGSHVKKGALLAEIATPELDQQLTQAQADLGTAEANAKNAHSQAQRYQGLVQTNAVSQQDTETFTNQASATASAVKSAQANVDRLKELQSFEKVYAPFDGVVTARSIDTGQLIDTGAAKELFHLQALNTLRVYTNVPQLYTTNLKRGSKIDLTFPEYPAQNFQGTLVRTADAIDPSSRTLLVEIDVDNHKGELMPGSLAQVHFKAPTMHTFIVPASAIIFRRQGTQLGILGDDNIAHLVSVAIGQDDGATIQIVSGLKDGDRVIQDPPDSLIDGEKVSTQHPNAQGQQKQPGQGDK
- a CDS encoding PA14 domain-containing protein; this translates as MRALCVFLAAFFAFSGVVFAASRVQPVPVPQEMRSSAFTVTVNNQPVDVAHAAASYDFVNFDVTGPVTVAITATEAGFWDKGVDIEPWRLGIRPVREGQTIRFKIAGPQKLSISRPGDFLNHATMLFVFAGEPPAPPPAESPSVHVLAPGVYHQSINPQSGETYYLAPGSYFFGSLNLWKVSGVKVLGRGTIVYEGVQDPKTDEGWMQKPDWHCIGALEAHDVEIDGVTCIVRARTWSIQMKDTSGFVYNDIRVIGGNPGNANQDGMDWLGGGDALVRDAFLRASDDDLAMEGNWDGYTEADMLRPGHDVQNITVENSQLSTSISNIVRAAWPQKTFNSRHFTLRDSDILHGGIGACGQTFGVLGMWGANGAKGDHSNYTFENLWLDNWYSLVQIEQEEPAVHGITFKNIWALDQPPLATSTIIGNVSDVTFDNVKYDQNRATNEAELQLITAGGAAQPKFPPPDGPVAHFTVSPPVFGPGDQVTFEADNSPHAKFTWRFGDGSEAHGRRVKHKFPDALGTALDGANGAGRFRVLLKAEDAQDREDWAAQGVVAVAKWQDAAQIPGPTLAGLAWHVYPGTWTELPDLSSQTSIFSGESPNLRADSHGFTRYATAWDGYIDIPADGGYTFHLMSRDGGRLVIDGVQIAKTGPPFAQVCGSPGNAVRYDHGSIGLRAGRHALHVEGLHAVSQGSPRLLWEGPLLPLTEIPPDAYSHARVDTAIHSN
- a CDS encoding efflux RND transporter permease subunit yields the protein MMWIVRLALRRPYTFAVFALLILILGGYSIASMPTDIFPNIDIPVVTVVWNYSGLSAQEMSTRIIFNSERGVTTTVSDVEHIESQSLAGIGVIKIFFQPHVNVGNAVAQVTAICQVQLRSLPPGTTPPFIIQYNASSVPVLMLGLSGEGLSEQQLNDLGTNTIRTQMATVEGAQTPYPYGGKQRQVQVDLDPQALQAKGLSPADVVNAISTQNLIVPSGTMKMDRFEYAIETNSSPSIIDQLNDLPIRTVNGAVIFVRDVAHVRDGSPPQTNIVRVDGKRAIMMSIMKTGSASTLQIIKDIRTIVDSPSVRGQLPPQLQINALSDQSIFVRGAISGVVREALIAACLTAVMILIFLGSWRSTLIIAVSIPLSILCSITMLAVLHETINIMTLGGLALAVGILVDDATVEIENINRNLEQGKEIEQAILDGAAQIATPALVSTLAICIVFVPMFLLSGVARYLFVPLAEAVVFAMLASYLLSRTVVPTMAKYLLHEHDDAAAARKQISRNPFVRFQSGFERGFTWFRNGYVRLLTLCIDFAGVFLIIFAIFAVGSTALLVPWLGQDFFPAVDAGQFKIHVRARTGTRIEETAALCDHIDATIREHIPADEVVSVVDNIGLPYSGLNLSYSTSAPIGPEDADIQVQLSEKHHPTDKYVQDIRGVLAQQFPGVTFYVLPVDIVTQILNFGLSAPIDIQIVGPNLYGNRVVAEKMLNDVRYVAGATDARIQQPFDYPNFTVNVDRTRAQAIGFTQKDVAQSLLVALSGSFQTTPSFYLDPRNGVSYSVAVQTPQYRLDSMSQLKSLPVTRSSTTLNGTAGTSAANTGSGPAPLETDAPGAAQQPIQILGNLAQFQPGAELGTVSHYDVQPVLDIYANVVDTDLGSVTRDMERIVKKYEDPKILPRGSHIILRGQSETMQKSYFGLLSGLVFSILLVYLLIVVNFQSWLDPFLIISALPAALAGIVWFLFLTGTRLSVPALTGAIMCMGVATSNSILVVSFAREQLEELVGDARQASLNAGYVRLRPVLMTALAMILGMMPMALGLGEGGEQNAPLGRAVIGGLLLATVATLFFVPAFFSVVHGWIEKRTRSKRHEAQAATFDEFD
- a CDS encoding efflux transporter outer membrane subunit, which produces MSTSPPQKHGGAIAPKERMLRAALLGLVALLSACKVGPNFHRPDLPPPPEYKGTGSTGAVVPPPNPQAGTWKSASPSDGMLRGKWWEIYQDPQLNALEEQIAPQNQNLRAAMEAYLSARDQVRVARADFYPTLSVSPATSRDQVSSHRPLIVSSTNTGYSDFQLEGQASWEPDLWGRVRRSVEAAHENAQASAADLANLDLSLHAELALDYFELRGLDSDARLLEQTVNDYQHQLDLNQQLVKGGIATEVVVAQAQALLETTRAQLVDVKQGRNQYEHAIATLMNKEAREVTLTPAPLVMTLPQVPVGVPSQLVERRPDIAAAERRAAAANAQIGIAISAFYPSVTLGGGGGFESTNVGTLIQGPSALWSLGAQATELLFDAGRRHALTDQAKHNYESQASTYRATVLGAFNEVEDRLSDLKVLEDEATTEQRAVAAAQHSLDLSNQRYKGGATNYLEVLVAEGTLLSNQRTSTDLITRQYVASVGLVRALGGGWDMTQLPH